In Fusarium oxysporum Fo47 chromosome XII, complete sequence, one DNA window encodes the following:
- a CDS encoding P-loop containing nucleoside triphosphate hydrolase protein yields MPPPNCLLHVEDTFGPVVKGCGSNFDFTLLFEETILCILPLCVAICLAVFRITRLWTKPVIFKGCFILPLKLIAWTLVLGSQTSTVALFSIRDETRTRASIAAGSIGILGSAILACLSFLEHQRAVRTSSILVLYLLSTIPMDAARARTLWRMLDGRDPAIAVMVLASTKVCALVTEMLWKCSLVNRHELCDAPEESNGIIERALMLRMMPIFWAGYRTPLQTEHLSKLDTKLQNAQLRPTEKGMFPRSTNQAPIKLAKEIFFSHIIEFLAPIFPRLCYLALTFAQPFLVRRAIDYISKPKTDGSKERGDGLIAAYALVYYGIAFVSSLYEQSAVRATTVVRADLSMRIYQQSLLLDRVVDTGDSSTTMMTADVERVQLGVRKIHDAWASFVSVAIGLWLIEAQLGLAALATLGLIGGKSFRHGHGIVIFQKNWMAAIEKRLHKTVQVLKGIKSIKQMGAAPAIKTMLEDERQSEIKLSKRFRLQLIALVTLSFTSLTMLPALGLSVHNAVADKSSGRILTAQTAFQVMTLFNIVSSSIQDCTSHVMAIMVGLGSLQRIESFLNQHTWTDPRKSIRDASISTDESSVGGTSEKKVLTGVAVKIQNVSAKWTEDGEAVIKDATFDVPAHGLTVIAGPTGSGKSTLLRVVLGDLAPSSGTVSVDDSQVAFCDQTPWIANISIKENIVGALPLYEERYRMALHACALDQDIEDLTDGDKHLCGLNGQSVSGGQKVRIALARAIYSKATLVLLDDCLVGLDTNTERHILGEIFAPRGLLSSAPTTTILATSSPRYLPFANYIILIDADGRVVRQGTYAEIAPHIEQLEHDVLQVSDRASTAREPRAQDSDELPNTAITNDIAFKKGANGDWAVYKWYFGIIGWMDFIVFLFLCLLFVIGVIFPQIWLGLWTEKSLQDQIDTLPSFYGVFFGVGSMAWVALFSACVWLFLRIAVRTAALFHHLILATTLNARMDFFSQTDSGVTLNRFSQDLQITDMELPLAFVGATMNLLMLIAQCIVVTIQSHYAGFAILAIAVVIGFFHEFYLRTSRRLRVMDIEARSPVLSLLLESLDGLATVRAYGWAAWYLRRGIEVLERSQVPFHFLQSAQVTLNLSVDLFVATLALVVISIAVVQMNTSGGSLGLALFNIVGLGQSVKGVVFFWTSLEITLGAVARIRDFTQDTHSEHESDTKPPAEWPSRGEIHFSDVTLTHSTSLPPTISNLTLDIKPGSKMAICGRTGSGKSTLVNSLLGLVQVSSGLISIDDVDISTLAKDEVRSRFVVLPQESLIFSVSIREYAKLFGISDEQEIIQGLKKTGLWQTIEQGGGLDMIASSDTFSHGERQLFAMTLACLKKEKIVLMDEPTSHVDNDIQTQLRQTVFDTFPDSTVLCVTHQVATIVEFDIVLVLDDGKIVEQGDPKELLRQPTSRFAQLYSAGEL; encoded by the exons ATGCCGCCTCCCAATTGTCTCCTCCATGTCGAGGACACCTTTGGACCCGTCGTCAAGGGATGCGGGTCCAATTTTGACTTCACTTTGTTGTTTGAAGAGACGATTCTTTgtattcttcctctttgTGTCGCTATTTGTCTTGCTGTCTTTCGAATTACGCGACTTTGGACAAAACCGGTGATATTCAAGGGTTGTTTCATATTGCCGCTGAAGTTG ATCGCATGGACACTGGTCCTAGGATCGCAAACGAGTACAGTCGCGCTTTTCTCGATCCGTGATGAAACACGAACCAGAGCCAGTATCGCCGCGGGAAGTATTGGTATACTCGGCTCCGCGATACTAGCATGTCTGTCTTTCCTGGAGCATCAGCGCGCGGTGCGCACCTCGTCCATCTTGGTCCTCTACCTCCTGTCGACTATCCCCATGGATGCCGCTCGCGCTCGAACCCTTTGGCGAATGCTAGATGGACGAGACCCGGCCATTGCTGTTATGGTGCTGGCAAGTACCAAGGTTTGCGCCCTGGTCACTGAGATGCTGTGGAAATGTTCGTTGGTAAACAGACATGAACTATGCGACGCACCAGAGGAGAGCAATGGTATCATTGAACGAGCGCTTATGCTGCGAATGATGCCGATCTTCTGGGCTGGGTACCGCACGCCGCTACAAACTGAACATCTTTCCAAGCTTGACACCAAATTGCAGAATGCCCAATTGAGGCCGACCGAAAAAGGCATGTTCCCACGAAGCAC GAACCAAGCGCCGATCAAGCTTGCAAaagagatcttcttctctcacaTTATCGAGTTTCTGGCACCCATATTCCCCCGACTCTGCTACCTCGCCTTGACCTTTGCCCAACCATTCCTCGTCCGTCGAGCGATCGACTACATTTCGAAACCAAAGACCGACGGCTCAAAGGAGAGAGGTGATGGACTCATTGCAGCATATGCTCTTGTCTACTATGGCATTGCG TTCGTCTCTTCACTGTACGAGCAAAGTGCTGTTAGAGCCACTACCGTTGTCCGCGCCGACTTGTCTATGCGAATCTACCAGCAGTCACTCCTTCTGGATCGCGTCGTGGACACAGGAGATTCAAGTACAACAATGATGActgctgatgttgagcgTGTACAGCTCGGAGTCCGCAAGATACACGATGCTTGGGCGAGCTTTGTGTCTGTTGCAATTGGACTCTGGTTGATTGAAGCACAGCTAGGCCTTGCAGCATTAGCCACTTTGGGGCTAATAGGAGGTAAGTCATTTCGCCACGGTCATGGCATTGTTAT ATTCCAGAAGAACTGGATGGCGGCCATTGAGAAGCGTCTTCACAAGACAGTCCAAGTTTTGAAGGGTATCAAGAGTATCAAGCAGATGGGCGCGGCGCCAGCGATAAAGACCatgcttgaagatgagagaCAATCGGAGATCAAGCTATCAAAGAGATTCAGACTGCAGCTTATTGCACTGGTGACCTTGT CCTTCACCTCTCTTACCATGCTCCCTGCCCTGGGTCTCAGTGTACACAACGCCGTAGCGGACAAGTCATCAGGACGAATCCTGACCGCTCAAACAGCCTTCCAGGTCATGAccctcttcaacatcgtcagcTCAAGCATACAAGACTGCACATCCCACGTAATGGCCATTATGGTAGGCCTCGGCTCACTGCAACGTATTGAGAGCTTCCTCAACCAGCATACCTGGACAGATCCTCGAAAATCGATCAGAGATGCTAGCATCAGTACGGATGAGAGCTCTGTTGGTGGTACaagcgagaagaaggtcCTCACTGGCGTGGCTGTCAAGATACAGAACGTCAGCGCGAAGTGGACTGAAGACGGTGAAGCGGTTATTAAGGACGCTACATTTGATGTGCCAGCTCATGGATTGACTGTAATTGCTGGACCGACAGGTAGTGGAAAGTCGACACTGCTACGTGTCGTACTTGGTGATCTTGCGCCGTCCTCTGGAACCGTGTCGGTTGACGACTCACAAGTTGCTTTCTGTGACCAGACTCCGTGGATCGCTAACATCAGTATCAAAGAGAACATCGTCGGCGCTTTGCCTTTATATGAAGAGCGATATCGAATGGCGCTTCATGCATGCGCGCTTGATCAGGATATCGAGGATCTTACGGATGGGGATAAGCATTTGTGTGGATTGAATGGACAGTCTGTCAGTGGAGGACAGAAAGTTCGCATT GCTCTAGCGCGTGCCATCTACTCCAAGGCTacccttgttcttcttgacgatTGTCTGGTAGGTCTTGACACCAACACTGAGCGCCACATCCTCGGTGAGATCTTCGCACCCCGAGGTCTTCTCAGCAGTGCTCCCACCACGACTATACTCGCCACAAGTTCAC CGAGATACCTTCCATTCGCCAACTACATCATCCTCATTGACGCCGACGGTCGTGTTGTTCGGCAAGGCACATACGCTGAGATCGCACCACATATTGAACAGCTCGAACATGACGTGCTACAAGTATCAGATCGTGCCTCTACTGCACGAGAACCTAGAGCCCAAGACTCTGACGAACTACCCAACACTGCAATCACAAATGACATCGCCTTCAAGAAAGGCGCCAATGGTGACTGGGCTGTGTATAAGTGGTACTTTGGAATCATCGGCTGGATGGATTTTATCGTCTTTCTGTTTCTCTGCTTGCTATTCGTGATAGGCGTCATATTTCCAC AAATCTGGCTTGGACTCTGGACGGAGAAGAGTCTCCAGGACCAAATCGATACACTCCCGTCATTCTATGGCGTTTTCTTTGGAGTTGGCTCGATGGCCTGGGTAGCTCTCTTTTCAGCATGTGTCTGGCTCTTCCTACGCATCGCAGTTCGGACTGCAGCTTTGTTTCACCATCTTATTCTTGCCACAACACTAAA TGCCAGAATGGATTTCTTCTCGCAGACGGACAGTGGAGTCACGTTAAACAG ATTTAGCCAGGACCTGCAGATCACCGACATGGAGCTACCACTAGCTTTCGTTGGCGCCACGATGAACTTGCTGATGCTTATCGCGCAGTGCATCGTTGTCACCATCCAATCTCACTACGCTGGCTTTGCAATTTTGGCAATTGCTGTTGTAATTGGATTCTTTCATGAGTTTTATCTTCGAACATCTCGAAGACTTCGTGTCATGGATATCGAGGCAAGGTCACCTGTCTTgtcccttcttcttgagtcTCTTGATGGACTCGCTACCGTTCGTGCATATGGTTGGGCAGCATGGTACTTACGAAGAGGAATCGAGGTTCTCGAGCGATCACAAGTGCCTTTCCACTTCTTACAGTCTGCACAAGTTACACTCAACCTCTCAGTAGACCTGTTCGTGGCGACTCTGGCTCTTGTGGTCATATCCATCGCTGTTGTCCAGATGAACACCAGTGGCGGTAGTCTTGGCCTCGCGCTGTTTAACATCGTGGGTCTTGGGCAATCAGTCAAGGGTGTTGTATTCTTCTGGACTTCACTTGAGATCACACTTGGTGCAGTAGCTCGTATCAGGGACTTTACTCAAGATACGCACTCGGAACATGAGTCGGATACGAAGCCTCCGGCGGAGTGGCCGTCGAGAGGAGAGATTCACTTCAGCGATGTTACGCTCACTCATTC AACCTCGTTGCCACCAACTATCTCGAATCTTACACTGGATATCAAGCCAGGCTCCAAGATGGCTATTTGCGGCCGGACGGGAAG CGGAAAGAGCACGCTGGTCAATTCATTGCTTGGCCTGGTACAGGTGTCTTCAGGTCTCATCAGTATTGACGATGTTGACATCTCAACCCTGGCCAAGGATGAAGTGCGGTCTCGCTTCGTCGTTCTTCCGCAAGAGTCACTCATTTTCTCGGTGAGTATACGAGAGTATGCCAAGCTCTTCGGCATTTCAGACGAGCAAGAGATCATCCAAGGCCTAAAGAAGACTGGCCTCTGGCAGACTATTGAGCAAGGAGGCGGTCTAGATATGATCGCTTCAAGCGACACCTTCTCCCACGGAGAGCGCCAGCTGTTCGCCATGACATTAGCTTGCctcaagaaggaaaagatTGTCTTGATGGATGAACCAACCAGCCA CGTCGACAATGATATCCAGACTCAACTGCGCCAGACAGTATTTGACACGTTCCCTGATAGCACTGTCCTTTGTGTCACACATCAGGTTGCAACGATCGTTGAATTTGATATAGTTCTAGTACTAGATGATGGCAAGATTGTTGAGCAAGGTGACCCCAAGGAACTACTGCGTCAGCCAACCTCTCGCTTCGCACAGCTGTACTCAGCTGGTGAGCTTTGA